In the Chitinispirillales bacterium genome, one interval contains:
- a CDS encoding biotin--[acetyl-CoA-carboxylase] ligase, producing MNYNFIEKIASTNSFVKEKIDELPDWYTLRAEEQTGGRGRFGRTWFCEKGNDIAMSVLITIDKEISPFLPNLTQIVGVSVAQILDKEGVATEIKWANDVLINNRKICGILLEGVSFGENVKVAAGIGLNVNSIRKNQNEIYAISLFDETKRIFNLDDLAKEIVQNIIENVQNLRKNGLKEFIDILNDKLAYKNKQKTIINGKERITGTIFGVSEAGELLLQTESGIRKFISGEISFEK from the coding sequence GTGAATTATAACTTTATCGAAAAAATCGCATCGACAAATTCGTTTGTAAAAGAAAAAATCGACGAATTACCCGACTGGTATACGCTTCGCGCAGAAGAACAGACAGGCGGACGCGGACGATTTGGGCGAACTTGGTTTTGTGAAAAAGGTAACGATATTGCGATGTCAGTTCTTATTACGATTGACAAAGAAATTTCGCCTTTTTTACCGAATTTGACACAGATTGTCGGAGTTTCGGTCGCACAGATTTTGGATAAAGAAGGAGTCGCTACCGAAATAAAATGGGCTAATGACGTTTTAATCAACAACCGTAAGATATGCGGAATTTTATTGGAAGGAGTTTCTTTCGGAGAAAACGTAAAAGTCGCCGCAGGAATCGGTTTGAACGTCAACAGCATACGTAAAAACCAAAACGAAATTTACGCTATTTCGCTTTTTGACGAAACGAAAAGAATATTTAATTTAGATGATTTGGCAAAAGAAATAGTTCAAAATATTATCGAAAATGTTCAAAATTTGAGAAAAAACGGACTTAAAGAATTTATTGATATATTAAATGATAAATTGGCGTATAAAAACAAACAAAAAACTATAATTAACGGCAAAGAAAGAATCACAGGAACGATTTTTGGCGTCAGCGAAGCCGGAGAATTGCTTTTGCAGACGGAAAGCGGAATCCGTAAATTTATTTCTGGAGAAATAAGCTTTGAGAAATAG